The following are encoded together in the Humulus lupulus chromosome 5, drHumLupu1.1, whole genome shotgun sequence genome:
- the LOC133777811 gene encoding protein ENHANCED DISEASE RESISTANCE 2-like isoform X1, producing MDPATLIKDKSVGSENGSEQSFGSGGSEENSYFGCVFHLGVNSIGHEYCHARYLLVRGKYVEMYKRDPHENPGIKPIRKGVVGPTLMVEEVGRQKVRGDKDVYVLRFYNRLDEEKKGEIACSTAGDARKWMEAFDQAKQQAEYELSEGGSSRNKLNTENEINLEGHRPRVRRYAHGLKKLIRIGQGPEALLRQSSRLAASAGPDGYFERDVSDVIEVHQWKCVRTVNGVRIFEDVAVSQNEKSVLVKSAAVLDASADTAFEVILSLDRHQRYEWDMLTGDLELIDSFDGHIDVVHATYDPKYLTRWHSKRDFVFSRQWFRGQDGTYTILQVPAVNKKKPPKSGYRRTKINPSTWEIRDLNTSMDSNVPKCLVTQMLEIPSAGWFKWKKSHFSKFEKSVPYALLGQLAGLKEYISANPVVKYESTTTVVNSKFAHVSISHGENGHEEETQAHEEFYDAIAGDSSSSEEEESDDDDEEVDHKDGTVKLRNVSWAITSLTKKRAPATNKELDPNATCTVIEPSQFNGSLHEEKDEKDTNCWTSPSGMGFMIRGKSYLKDNTKIMGGEPLLKLLAVDWFKVDKSVDRIALHPKCLAQSEAGKKLPFILVINLQVPAKPNYSLVLYYAADRPLNKHSLLAKFVDGSDMFRDARFKLIPSIVEGYWMVKRAVGTKACLLGKAVTCKYFKQDNFMEIDVDIGSSSVARGVIGLVLGYVTSLVVDLAILIEAKKEEELPEYILGTVRLNRIKPESAVHLDV from the exons AAACCTATCAGGAAGGGTGTTGTTGGTCCCACTCTTATGGTGGAGGAGGTAGGGCGTCAAAAAGTCCGAGGG gataaGGATGTATATGTCTTGCGTTTTTATAATCGCTTAGATGAGGAGAAGAAAGGCGAG ATTGCATGTTCTACGGCCGGAGACGCTCGAAAGTGGATGGAAGCATTTGATCAGGCCAAGCAACAG GCTGAGTATGAGCTATCTGAAGGAGGCAGTTCCAGAAACAAACTGAACACCGAAAATGA GATCAATCTGGAAGGACATCGACCTAGAGTTAGGCGGTATGCACATGGATTGAAAAAGCTGATAAGAATCGGGCAAGGTCCAGAGGCACTTTTGCGACAGTCCTCACGCTTGGCTGCTAGTGCTGGGCCAGATGGGTACTTTGAGAGGGATGTCAGTGATGTGATTGAGGTGCATCAATGGAAATGTGTTCGAACAGTTAATG GTGTTAGAATATTTGAAGATGTTGCTGTCTCCCAG AATGAGAAAAGTGTTCTTGTGAAGTCTGCTGCTGTTTTAGATGCTAGTGCAGACACTGCTTTTGAAGTGATTTTAAGCCTTGACCGACACCAGAGATATGA GTGGGATATGCTGACAGGTGATTTGGAGTTGATCGATTCTTTTGATGGACATATTGATGTTGTGCATGCAACATATGATCCAAAATATCTGACTCG GTGGCATTCcaaaagagattttgttttctctAGGCAATGGTTTCGTGGACAAGATGGAACATATA CAATCTTACAAGTACCTGCTGTAAATAAGAAGAAGCCTCCAAAATCTGGATATCGTCGCACAAAAATTAATC CATCAACTTGGGAGATTAGAGACTTGAACACATCAATGGATTCAAATGTTCCTAAATGTCTCGTGACTCAAATGTTAGAGATACCTTCAGCTGGCTGGTTTAAATGGAAGAAAAGTCACTTCTCAAAGTTCGAAAAAAGTGTGCCTTATGCATTACTAGGCCAATTGGCAG GTCTTAAGGAATATATTAGTGCAAATCCTGTTGTCAAATATGAATCAACCACTACAGTTGTCAACTCAAAATTTGCGCATGTGTCCATTTCACATGGAGAAAACGGACATGAAGAGGAGACACAAGCACATGAAGAATTCTATGATGCAATTGCTGGAGACTCATCATCATcggaagaagaagaaagtgatgatgatgatgaagaagttGACCACAAG GATGGAACGGTGAAGCTGAGGAATGTTTCATGGGCCATTACAAGCTTAACTAAAAAGCGAGCTCCAG CAACAAATAAGGAATTAGATCCAAATGCGACTTGTACTGTAATTGAACCAAGCCAATTTAATGGCTCCTTGCATGAGGAAAAGGACGAGAAAGACACAAATTGTTGGACTTCACCGAGTGGGATGGGATTTATGATTAGAGGAAAGAGTTACCTAAAAGACAATACCAAG ATAATGGGAGGAGAACCCCTTCTTAAGCTCCTTGCAGTTGATTGGTTCAAAGTTGACAAAAGTGTAGATCGAATTGCATTGCATCCCAAGTGTCTTGCTCAG TCAGAGGCTGGGAAGAAGCTTCCATTTATACTTGTCATCAATCTCCAG GTCCCAGCAAAACCGAACTACAGTCTGGTGCTTTACTATGCTGCTGACAGGCCTCTGAATAAGCATTCCTTGTTGGCTAAATTTGTGGATGGTAGTGACATGTTTCGGGATGCAAGATTTAAACTCATTCCCAGTATTGTAGAG GGATATTGGATGGTCAAGCGTGCTGTTGGAACAAAAGCTTGCTTGCTGGGGAAAGCTGTCACTTGCAAATATTTTAAACAAGACAATTTTATGGAG ATTGATGTCGATATTGGATCATCATCAGTTGCAAGAGGTGTCATTGGCCTTGTCTTGGGATATGTCACAAGCTTGGTTGTTGACCTGGCTATTTTGATAGAG GCAAAGAAAGAGGAAGAGTTACCTGAGTACATTCTTGGAACTGTTCGGCTAAACCGGATTAAGCCCGAGTCTGCTGTACATTTGGACGTTTGA
- the LOC133777812 gene encoding binding partner of ACD11 1-like encodes MSIKTVKVNNVSLGANERDIKEFFSFSGDIEYVEMMSDNERSQIAYVTFKDAQGAETAVLLSGATIVDMSVTITLAPDYELPPAASAPPVTENKAPAGGESAIRKAEDVVSGMLAKGFVLGKDAVNKAKTFDEKHQLTSTASAKVVSLDKKIGLTDKITAGTSLVSDKVREVDQKFQVSEKTKTAFAAAEQKVSEAGSAIMKNRYVFTGASWVTGAFSKVAKAAGEVGQKTKEKVGIVEEEQKRKIVDDYAQVHLSESPKASAPSEPKQSKPEPAQGLIL; translated from the exons ATGTCG ATAAAAACTGTCAAGGTTAACAACGTTTCTTTGGGAGCAAATGAGAGAGACATCAAGGAGTTCTTTTCTTTCTCTGGTGATATTGAATATGTCGAGATGATGAG TGATAATGAACGATCTCAAATTGCATATGTTACCTTCAAGGATGCGCAAGGAGCCGAGACTGCTGTCCTCCTCTCG GGAGCTACTATTGTTGATATGTCGGTGACAATTACTCTGGCTCCAGATTATGAGCTGCCACCAGCTGCTTCAGCACCCCCT GTAACAGAAAATAAGGCTCCTGCAGGAGGTGAATCGGCAATTCGTAAGGCAGAGGATGTGGTTAGTGGCATGCTTGCTAAGGGATTTGTATTGGGCAAAGATGCTGTTAACAAGGCAAAGACTTTTGATGAGAAACACCAGCTGACATCAACAGCCTCAGCCAAAGTTGTTTCTTTGGACAAAAAAATTGGGTTAACTGACAAAATAACTGCTGGTACTTCTTTGGTGAGTGACAAAGTTCGTGAAGTGGATCAGAAGTTTCAGGTTTCAGAAAAAACCAAAACAGCTTTTGCAGCTGCTGAGCAGAAAGTTAGTGAGGCTGGATCTGCCATAATGAAGAATCGTTATGTTTTCACTGGGGCATCCTGGGTTACAGGTGCTTTCAGCAAGGTTGCCAAAGCAGCAGGAGAAGTCGGTCAGAAGACAAAAGAGAAAGTGGGAATAGTTGAAGAGGAGCAGAAAAGAAAAATAGTGGATGACTATGCCCAAGTTCATCTCTCCGAGTCTCCTAAAGCATCTGCACCGAGTGAGCCGAAGCAATCAAAGCCAGAACCTGCTCAAGGTTTGATCCTTTGA
- the LOC133779635 gene encoding uncharacterized protein LOC133779635, protein MMYGRKCRSPLHWDELGERKLLGPNVVQHTNEAIQKIRARMVTAKSREKSYADLKHRHVEFEVGDRVFLHVTPRKGISIKRFGKKGKLSPRYVGPFEILILDRVDNVAYRVVLPPSLSGVHNVFHVSQLRKYVSDPSHVLSYETLGLQEDLSFNERPMKILHQKDKILRNKTISLVVEERCC, encoded by the coding sequence ATgatgtatggaagaaagtgtaggtccCCACTTCACTGGGATGAActgggagagagaaaactacttgGGCCAAATGTAGTGCAACACACCAATGAGGCTATTCAGAAAATCAGGGCTAGAATGGTCACAGCTAAGAGTAGAGAGAAGTCTTATGCAGACCTAAAGCACAGGCATGTTGAGTTTGAAGTTGGTGATCGTGTATTTCTGCATGTGACTCCAAGGAAAGGAATCTCGATTAAGAGGTTTGGCAAGAAAGGAAAGCTAAGTCCCAGATatgtcggaccttttgagattttgaTTTTAGATAGAGTGGACAATGTGGCGTATAGGGTAGTTTTACCGCCATCATTGTCCGgggtgcataacgtatttcatgtgtcaCAACTTCGAAAATACGTGTCTGATCCATCGCATGTGCTGAGCTATGAGACCTTGGGTTTGCAGGAGGATTTGTCGTTCAATGAGCGTCCAATGAAAATACTCCATCAAAAGGACAAGATCCTAAGGAATAAGACTATTTCCTTGGTAGTGGAGGAACGGTGTTGTTGA